Genomic segment of Myxococcus stipitatus:
CGCGCCATCGACGACGTGGACCTGTACGTGGTGGACGTGGAGACGGGGAAGCGCCGTCCGCTCACGCCCCAGGGACAGGGCAAGGGCGGTGTCACCACGGCCCGCTTCGCTCGCGACGGCAAGAGCGTGTACGTGGTGACGGACCGCTACAGCGACTTCTCGGAGCTGTACCAGGTGGACCTGGACAAGGCGCCCCCCGCGACGCCGCCGGAGTCCCTGACGAAGTCGGTGCGGTGGAACGTGTCGGACATCTCGCTGTCGCCCGATGGGCGCCGGCTGGTGGTGTCCTTCAACGAGGACGGCTACTCGAAGGTGTCCTTGCTGGACACGCGCACGAAGAAGCTCTCGCCGGTGGACTCGCTGCCCCAGGGCCTGGTGTTCGGGGTGGAGTTCCCGAAGCAGCGCTCGGACATGCTGGCCCTCACGATGGGGGACGCGAAGAGCCCCATGGACGCGTGGACCCTGGACCTGAAGACGCGCAAGCCCACGCGCTGGACGCGCTCCGAGGTGGGCGGGCTCAACCCCGACGCGTTCGCGGAGCCGACGCTCGTGCGCTATCCGTCCACGGACGGCGTCCAGGTGCCGGCGTTCCTGTACCTGCCGAAGAAGGCCACCGGGAAGGTGCCCGTGGTGGTCATCTTCCACGGCGGGCCGGAGGGGCAGAGCCTGCCCACGTTCAGCACCTTCGCGCAGTTCGCCGCCACGGAGCTGGGCATGGCGGTGCTGGTGCCCAACGTGCGGGGCTCGGAGGGATACGGCAAGGCGTACCGGGCCATGGATGATGGCGTGAAGCGCGAGCAGAGCCTCGCGGACATCGGCGCCACGCTGGACTTCATCGCCTCGCGCAAGGAGCTGGATGCCTCGCGCGTGGGCGTCTATGGCGGCTCCTACGGCGGCTACATGACGCTGGCCTCGGTGGCCTTCTATCCCGAGCGCGTGAAGGCGGCGGTGGACGTGGTGGGCATCTCCTCGCTGCCCAGCTTCCTGGAGAACACGCAGGCGTACCGCCGGGACCTGCGGCGCGCGGAGTACGGCGACGAGCGCATCCCCGAGGTGCGCAAGGTGCAGGAGCGCATCTCGCCCCTGGGCTCCGTGGACAAGATTCGCGCGGCGCTCTACGTGCAGCAGGGGGCCAATGACCCGCGCGTGCCGCAGTCGGAGGCGGAGCAGATTGTCCAGGCCGTGCGCAAGCGCTCGCCGGACGTCTGGTACATGCTGGCCACCGACGAGGGCCACGGCTTCCAGAAGAAGGCCAACCGCGACTTCGCCCAGCTCACCGCGCTGATGTTCTTCGAGCGCCAGCTGAGCGCCCCAGCCCAGCCCAAGCCCTGAGCCCTCCGGCTGGAGATGTTTCCAGACATCCTTCGAGACATCTCACGATGTCTGTCAAGGCCAGGTGAGGTGATTCTGACACCTCGTCGGCCTCCGAGGGATGTCTGGGCTCTGGACGTCTGGCAAGCACACTTCGAAACAAGTGTGTCCTGCTACACTGTCGGCGTGTCTGTCGTCACGCGTTGTCCAGAGGGGGCTGCATGCGCTTGTCCGCGACGATTTCCCATGGGGGGCTCCCCGCGGAGGTGGGGGTGTCCCTCCTCCGGGTGGAAGAAGGCCTCTCCCAGCTCTTCGTCGCGGATGTGGAGTGCGTCAGCACGGACCCCGACTGGGACCTGGGCTCGCTGCTAGGGACGGACGCGAGCGTGAGCGTGGTGGACCGGGACGCGGTCCGGCACTTCCACGGCGTGGTGGAGGAGGCGGAGTACCTCCAGCGGCGGGGTGACCTCTTCGTCTACCGGCTGCGGCTGCGGCCCCGGCTCCAGGGGCTCGCGCACCGGCTGCGCAGCCGCATCTTCCAGGACCAGAGCAGCGTGGCCGTCATCAAGGAGGTGCTCTCCGGCGCGGGACTCCCGGACGACGCGGTCTCCTGGGGCGTGGCCGAGGGCCCCGCGCGCGAGTACTGCACGCAGTGGCGGGAGAGTGAGCTCGCCTTCGTCCTGCGGTTGCTCGAGGACGCGGGCATGTTCTTCTGGTTCGAGCACTCGGCGTCGGGCCACGTGATGCACGTGGCGGACTCACCCGCCGCGCACGCGCCCATGGAGGGCGCCGCCGGGCTCTCCTTCCGCACCCGGGAGGGGGGCGAGGCGCTGCGCGATATCGTCACGCGCGTCACGTACACCGCTCGCGTCGTGCCGGACGCGGTGATGCTGCGCGACTGGAACTGGCTCACCCCACAGGTGCTGCCCGAGGCGAAGCTCTCGGCGCCCGAGGGGGGCGGGCTGGAGCAATACGAGTTCCCCTCGGGGTTCGTCAGCGCGGCGGCGGGCAAGCAGCGCGCGGCGGACCGGCTGACCGCGCTCCGGACGCGTCAGAAGGTCCTGCGCGGGACGACGCCGTGCCTG
This window contains:
- a CDS encoding S9 family peptidase; protein product: MNPALIPLVVSLMTGQVAPAAPAQVPRAATQAPEKPSQVPGIAPLPGQPNLWVSNVPAVPEAFRRRMEQYLEARSAALTDIREDGKEMLIVTRFADTNQLHVVEMPMGARTQITFTKEPINQAQFQPGNARVIYYLQDTGGGEFFQVFRLNRDTGRAELLTDGKSRHQSLQVSSDGRWLTYSGTGRNGKDTDVYVAPTSDPRNARRVTQEEGSWGAVEFSADGSKLLVSQYRAIDDVDLYVVDVETGKRRPLTPQGQGKGGVTTARFARDGKSVYVVTDRYSDFSELYQVDLDKAPPATPPESLTKSVRWNVSDISLSPDGRRLVVSFNEDGYSKVSLLDTRTKKLSPVDSLPQGLVFGVEFPKQRSDMLALTMGDAKSPMDAWTLDLKTRKPTRWTRSEVGGLNPDAFAEPTLVRYPSTDGVQVPAFLYLPKKATGKVPVVVIFHGGPEGQSLPTFSTFAQFAATELGMAVLVPNVRGSEGYGKAYRAMDDGVKREQSLADIGATLDFIASRKELDASRVGVYGGSYGGYMTLASVAFYPERVKAAVDVVGISSLPSFLENTQAYRRDLRRAEYGDERIPEVRKVQERISPLGSVDKIRAALYVQQGANDPRVPQSEAEQIVQAVRKRSPDVWYMLATDEGHGFQKKANRDFAQLTALMFFERQLSAPAQPKP